The stretch of DNA ttgttcaaaacatTTGGCCAAacgttaatataaaaatttttctgTCAGTAGATTTATCCTTAAGAAAAATGTATAATTGATATTCAAGATTGATATACTCGTTTTAAAAAtcgataaaaaatgttttacgtCGTCAAAAATATTGTTCTGTCAAAATAATTCTTCTAATAGGTGCTAACACGTGCTTATTTGACTTTTACCTGTGTGGAATACGGTTGACAGCTCAATCTGATCCCGTCCTGGCTCAGCTTTTCCCGCAACAACACTTTCAACTGCACTCTCGGTATCTTTACCAACTCGGCCTTTCCTTCTTCGTACTCGTCCAGATATTTAGCCACCTCCTGTCCACTTTCGGCCGAAGAACTGGCCCCAGGACTCGCGTTAATCCTCTGAGTTTCTTTCTCAGATCGTCCGGAAGATGTTCGGGAAGACCTAGCACTCACATTGTCACAAAAACACTCATCGTGAACCGCGACACTTTCCTCCAGGGTAAAATACACCGATGCGGCACCTTCTTCGCGAAGAGTTCTTACTGATTGCAACAACCTGCTGCGGTGCACTTGATTGAACACTCCGATTGCATCGAGATCGGGATCACCGACCTGTTTGCATATTTCTAGATCGTCATAGCCGTTGTCTATGAAACTTTCGGCGTATTGGCCAAGATGAAGAGACCTCAGCCATTCAGCAACGATGTTGCCTGACATCGTCTTTGGCGTGTACATCCGTACTTGCCGCGATACTGACGCGGTCTGATCTGCCGATACAACTCGAGTTAACGGTGTGCGTTTCTTGTGATGTTGAAAACGCCGGTATTTGGCCCTATCACGCGACGTTGCCAGATTTCGCGCGCATCCGAAAACAAACACCATGTCATACACGATAAATACTCTTTCCATTTAATAattgatattaaataattttacttaatATATGTACATAATATAATCTTCTTCTTTATTTCATAGATGAGACACTTATTCCTTGACTCGTAGTAGTAAAAAAGCTAGAAAAGAAATCATTACCCATTTTAAATCCTATAAGAATGTTGACTATACTAATTTTTCTATCTTTTGAAGAGCACGTGATTATTGCATCTGCATGGCGCTTTGACGTAATATGCAATAATTATCTGTGTCATTGTAACTAAGGTATCAATAATTTTCAAGTACCTAATTATAATTGTAAAGATAGTTTTCTGGGGTTTGTAATTGTGTAATGTGTTTTTACTTTGAGAGTGATTCTTTGAAAACTTCGTATACTTTTAAGACACTCTTTCTATATAATTCCATAGATTTTACAAACCTTCATTGATCCTCTTTTACCATACGTCGACAGTTcatattatgatttatatataatgACTTACAGAGGACatgaaaaaatttatagaacTTCAGAATTTGGAGATAATATCCTAGAATCGCCAATGTTGGGGGTAGAATTTAAGAAAGGGCAAGACTTGGAAGTACTATATTGCTG from Diabrotica undecimpunctata isolate CICGRU chromosome 4, icDiaUnde3, whole genome shotgun sequence encodes:
- the LOC140438060 gene encoding sterile alpha motif domain-containing protein 5-like produces the protein MYTPKTMSGNIVAEWLRSLHLGQYAESFIDNGYDDLEICKQVGDPDLDAIGVFNQVHRSRLLQSVRTLREEGAASVYFTLEESVAVHDECFCDNVSARSSRTSSGRSEKETQRINASPGASSSAESGQEVAKYLDEYEEGKAELVKIPRVQLKVLLREKLSQDGIRLSCQPYSTQVKVK